A single Cucumis melo cultivar AY chromosome 4, USDA_Cmelo_AY_1.0, whole genome shotgun sequence DNA region contains:
- the LOC103495160 gene encoding ribosome production factor 2 homolog, translated as MLQIRTPKNRKVKRELEKRAPKLVETGKKTLILHGTKTSGVLNEVLTELYHLKKESAVKYSRKNDGIKPFESGGDASLEFFSLKTDCSILLYGSHSKKRPNNLVIARTYNQHIYDMVEVGIENFKSMHSFAYDKKLAPRVGSKPFITFIGEGFENVEELKHLKEVLLDLFRGEVVENLNLSGLDRVYVCTAISPNKVFLTHCALRLKKSGSVVPRMELVEVGPSMDMVIRRHRLPTDGLRKEAMKTAKDKAKKKEKNVSKDIIQGKVGRIYIPDQKVGDMAIVDKSKGVKRERREAKMKNRDDGPASKKPKEDSEKPEENLE; from the exons ATGTTGCAGATAAGAACTCCCAAGAATCGGAAAGTTAAGCGGGAGCTCGAGAAACGTGCCCCCAAACTT GTTGAGACGGGGAAGAAGACGCTAATACTTCATGGAACTAAAACGAGTGGCGTGCTGAATGAAGTACTGACGGAACTTTATCACCTGAAGAAAGAAAGTGCCGTGAAGTATTCTCGTAAGAATGATGGAATTAAACCATTTGAAAGTGGCGGTGACGCGTCTTTagaatttttctctctcaaaaCTGACTGTAGTATTCTCCTG TATGGTTCTCACTCTAAGAAACGACCCAATAACCTTGTCATAGCAAGAACCTACAATCAGCATATCTATGACATGGTTGAGGTTGGGATTGAGAATTTCAAGTCAATGCATTCTTTCGCATACGATAAGAAACTAGCTCCACGGGTGGGGTCAAAGCCTTTCATTACTTTCATTGGGGAAGGATTTGAGAATGTGGAAGAGCTAAAGCATTTAAAGGAAGTCTTGCTTGATTTATTTCGAGGAGAG GTTGTAGAGAATTTAAATCTTTCAGGATTGGACCGTGTATATGTATGTACAGCCATCTCACCAAATAAAGTATTTCTCACTCATTGTGCATTGCGATTGAAGAAATCGGGTTCAGTAGTTCCAAGAATGGAACTAGTTGAAGTTGGTCCTTCAATGGATATGGTGATTCGCCGCCACCGACTTCCTACTGATGGCCTAAGGAAAGAAGCCATGAAAACAGCCAAGGATAAGGCTAAGAAGAAG GAGAAAAATGTTAGCAAAGATATTATTCAGGGCAAGGTTGGAAGGATATATATTCCTGATCAAAAG GTTGGAGACATGGCTATAGTCGACAAATCAAAGGGAGTGAAGAGAGAACGGCGTGaagcaaaaatgaaaaatagagaTGATGGGCCAGCCTCTAAAAAACCAAAGGAAGATTCTGAAAAACCGGAGGAAAATTTGGAATAG